The Mesorhizobium loti genome includes a region encoding these proteins:
- a CDS encoding pilus assembly protein — MLIALSQAIRRFRSDESGGALIEATLVLPFVLFLSAGVFEFSNVLNKRLLLEAGVEDAARYMARCSDSNWDNCVTLAKNLAVNGAITGGSLRVPNWDVSQVHVDRDFFPAVVGGTQVYLSSTGTVVVVKVSTTLPYSGVGLLGLIGIATINIDASHQERVFGW; from the coding sequence ATGTTGATCGCACTGAGCCAGGCCATCCGCCGATTCCGCAGCGACGAAAGCGGCGGCGCCCTTATAGAAGCGACACTCGTACTTCCATTCGTGCTGTTTCTCTCGGCCGGTGTGTTCGAATTCTCCAACGTTCTGAACAAGCGCCTGTTGCTCGAGGCTGGCGTGGAGGACGCTGCGCGCTATATGGCACGATGCAGTGACAGCAACTGGGACAATTGCGTCACCCTTGCCAAGAACCTTGCGGTCAATGGCGCCATCACCGGTGGCAGCCTAAGAGTTCCCAACTGGGACGTTTCGCAGGTCCATGTCGACAGAGATTTCTTCCCAGCGGTGGTTGGCGGGACTCAAGTCTATCTCAGCAGCACCGGAACCGTTGTCGTTGTCAAGGTCAGCACCACGTTGCCTTACAGTGGCGTCGGGCTGCTGGGGCTTATAGGCATTGCAACCATCAACATAGAT